The Chelatococcus sp. HY11 genome includes a window with the following:
- a CDS encoding DUF1214 domain-containing protein: MRSFLALPLIFAIGAATGLGSAYFAVKGDPAFGAVQSGQWVTWPDLGSVTIDPYALANLARSARIPLASGEGYAFTTSTDEAGRPLDSTCRYILSGHSPRSRIWTVTIYDANGDLSPNPLQRDGFTSREVTLSADGAIAINLSREATAGDWLPLPTTRAFSAVLRLYDTALSPTSGSISNIGLPTLKRTAC, translated from the coding sequence GTGCGCTCATTTCTTGCCCTGCCCTTGATCTTCGCCATCGGCGCCGCCACCGGTCTCGGCTCGGCCTATTTTGCCGTGAAGGGGGATCCGGCATTCGGCGCCGTTCAATCCGGCCAATGGGTCACCTGGCCGGATCTCGGCTCGGTTACGATCGACCCCTATGCCCTTGCCAATCTGGCGCGCTCTGCCCGCATTCCTCTCGCGTCAGGCGAAGGATACGCGTTCACGACCAGCACCGACGAAGCTGGCCGGCCCCTCGACAGTACCTGTCGCTACATATTGTCGGGTCACTCGCCACGCTCACGCATTTGGACTGTGACAATCTATGACGCGAACGGCGATCTCTCTCCAAACCCGCTGCAGCGCGATGGTTTCACTTCGCGCGAGGTGACATTGTCAGCCGATGGCGCCATCGCCATCAATCTTTCTCGTGAAGCGACTGCCGGGGACTGGCTTCCCCTACCGACGACGCGTGCATTTTCCGCGGTCCTGCGCCTTTACGACACGGCGTTGTCTCCAACGTCAGGCTCCATCAGCAACATCGGCCTGCCCACCTTGAAGCGGACGGCGTGCTGA